From one Nocardioides scoriae genomic stretch:
- a CDS encoding PH domain-containing protein produces MSTTEPAEDPFAAPEAGRDAGSATDAAPVLRLRPPRHRVSSRAPVMWALGSLLGDLVLLAGLLVVDWFDWFDLAWWVWVLYAVGVVVGVVVSPLVRYRVHRWESTDSAVYTQSGWLSLERRIAPMAKVQTVDVEQGALARLLGLATVTVTTASAAGPVKIEGIESATADRLVAELTRRTTAEAGDAT; encoded by the coding sequence GTGAGCACGACGGAGCCTGCCGAGGACCCCTTCGCCGCCCCGGAGGCCGGCCGGGACGCCGGGTCGGCGACGGACGCGGCCCCGGTCCTGCGCCTGCGTCCCCCGCGCCACCGGGTCTCCTCCCGTGCCCCCGTGATGTGGGCGCTGGGCTCGCTCCTCGGCGACCTGGTGCTGCTCGCGGGCCTGCTGGTGGTCGACTGGTTCGACTGGTTCGACCTGGCCTGGTGGGTCTGGGTGCTGTACGCCGTGGGCGTCGTCGTCGGCGTCGTGGTCTCGCCTCTCGTGCGCTACCGCGTCCACCGCTGGGAGAGCACCGACTCGGCCGTCTACACCCAGTCGGGCTGGCTCTCCCTGGAGCGCCGGATCGCCCCCATGGCCAAGGTGCAGACCGTCGACGTCGAGCAGGGCGCCCTCGCCCGGCTCCTCGGTCTGGCCACCGTCACCGTCACGACCGCCTCGGCCGCCGGGCCGGTCAAGATCGAGGGCATCGAGTCGGCCACCGCGGACCGGCTGGTCGCCGAGCTGACGCGGCGTACCACCGCCGAGGCGGGCGACGCGACGTGA
- the recC gene encoding exodeoxyribonuclease V subunit gamma, whose product MPLLLHRAPRADALADGLAALLAEPPADPFVPELVIVPARGVERWLSQRLSHRIGAAPGREDGLCAGVELRSPASLVGEVLGTADDDPWSPDALVWPLLQVVDDAAGEPWCRALSLHLGHEHEGEERELRRGRRYATARRLARHLAAYAVQRPSLLADWEAGHDTDGAGGALDPDLTWQPELWRRLVAQVGAQVGVPSPVVRHEQVCDALRSGGLDPDLPARLSLFGHTRVPVTEVRLLAALGERREVHLWLPHPSPASWASLTDLAGSVARDDDPARRRVRHPLLASLGRDLRELQRSLQDVGPLDATGPTDGAGGPGAPTLLGWLQDDLAADRSPDDADRARVLREDDRSVQVHACHGPARQVEVLREVLLGLLADDPTLEPRDVVVMCPDIEAYAPLVSAAFGMGEIGAHPGHRLRVRLADRSLTQTNPLLAVVERLLDLAGGRAEASVVLDLLATEPVRRRFGLTESDLETLTDWVEKAGVRWAFDGEHRRDFGLERFVQNTWRFGLDRVLTGVAVSDDADRYFGATLPLDDVGSTSIDLAGRLAEALDRVQRLAGALTGSHPVDHWLSTIGRAVEELTLVPRGEEWQTAQVHRELAQVLDASARSWAGDLELRLPDVRSLMAERLAGRPTRANFRTGTLTVATMVPMRSVPHRVVCLLGLDDGSFPRVGAVDGDDVLARRPLTGERDVRSEDRQLMLDAVVAATEHLVVTYTGAHETTGAPRPPAVPLGELLDAVELTVPGGRDHVLRSHPLQAFDQDNLVPPRPFSFDGAALAGARAAARPREAPPALAGAVLPRPGGDVELAELSAFLRHPVRHFLRRRLEVALPDEGEEVTDGLPVDLDGLQQWQVGERLLADLLLGRTPGQARDREWRRGVLPPGRLGWDLAKRLADQALPVAELVDSVTQGQRATARDVDVDLGDGRRLRGTVTGLHGTRVVRHSYSRLGPRHYLDAWVPLLALCADSPGRGWTAGSVGRGRFRSQPTARAAFAPVEEATDRLRELVAIYDAGTAEPLPLPLRTGHAWAANPRAARPKAEAEWSRARFGPECEDEAHVRVWGADAPLSRLLEQRPLPGEEREGQTTRLGALATTLWRPVLDRARS is encoded by the coding sequence GTGCCCCTGCTCCTCCACCGCGCCCCGCGTGCCGACGCGCTCGCCGACGGCCTGGCCGCGCTGCTGGCCGAGCCGCCGGCGGACCCGTTCGTCCCGGAGCTGGTGATCGTGCCGGCGCGCGGCGTCGAGCGGTGGCTCAGCCAGCGGCTCTCGCACCGGATCGGGGCCGCCCCGGGCCGGGAGGACGGCCTGTGCGCCGGCGTCGAGCTGCGCTCGCCCGCCAGCCTGGTCGGCGAGGTGCTCGGCACCGCCGACGACGATCCCTGGTCACCTGACGCGCTGGTGTGGCCGCTGCTCCAGGTCGTCGACGACGCGGCCGGTGAGCCCTGGTGCCGGGCGCTGAGCCTGCACCTCGGCCACGAGCACGAGGGCGAGGAGCGCGAGCTGCGGCGGGGCCGTCGCTACGCCACGGCGCGGCGGCTCGCGCGCCACCTCGCGGCCTACGCCGTGCAGCGCCCGTCGCTGCTCGCCGACTGGGAGGCCGGCCACGACACCGACGGGGCCGGCGGCGCGCTCGATCCCGACCTCACCTGGCAGCCCGAGCTGTGGCGTCGGCTGGTCGCGCAGGTGGGGGCCCAGGTGGGCGTGCCGTCACCGGTGGTCCGGCACGAGCAGGTCTGCGACGCGCTGCGCTCCGGTGGGCTCGACCCCGACCTGCCGGCCCGGCTCTCGCTCTTCGGCCACACCCGGGTGCCGGTCACCGAGGTGCGGCTGCTGGCCGCGCTCGGCGAGCGCCGCGAGGTCCACCTGTGGCTGCCCCATCCCTCCCCGGCCTCCTGGGCGTCGCTCACCGACCTCGCCGGGTCGGTGGCCCGCGACGACGACCCGGCCAGGCGCCGGGTGCGCCACCCGCTGCTCGCCTCCCTCGGCCGTGACCTGCGCGAGCTGCAACGCTCGCTGCAGGACGTCGGCCCCCTCGACGCCACCGGGCCGACCGACGGCGCGGGCGGGCCCGGTGCCCCGACGCTGCTGGGCTGGCTGCAGGACGACCTCGCCGCCGACCGGTCCCCGGACGACGCCGACCGCGCCCGGGTGCTGCGCGAGGACGACCGCAGCGTCCAGGTCCACGCCTGCCACGGGCCCGCCCGCCAGGTCGAGGTGCTGCGCGAGGTCCTGCTCGGGCTGCTCGCCGACGACCCGACCCTCGAGCCGCGCGACGTGGTGGTGATGTGCCCCGACATCGAGGCCTACGCCCCGCTCGTCTCCGCCGCGTTCGGGATGGGCGAGATCGGTGCCCACCCCGGTCACCGGCTGCGCGTGCGGCTGGCCGACCGGTCGCTGACGCAGACCAACCCGCTGCTCGCCGTGGTCGAGCGTCTCCTCGACCTCGCCGGGGGCCGGGCCGAGGCCAGCGTCGTCCTCGACCTGCTGGCGACCGAGCCGGTGCGGCGCCGGTTCGGGCTCACCGAGAGCGACCTGGAGACCCTCACCGACTGGGTCGAGAAGGCCGGGGTGCGCTGGGCCTTCGACGGCGAGCACCGGCGCGACTTCGGCCTCGAGCGGTTCGTGCAGAACACCTGGCGGTTCGGGCTCGACCGGGTCCTGACGGGGGTGGCGGTGAGCGACGACGCCGACCGCTACTTCGGCGCCACGCTGCCGCTCGACGACGTCGGCTCCACCAGCATCGACCTCGCCGGTCGGCTGGCCGAGGCCCTCGACCGGGTGCAGCGGCTGGCCGGGGCGCTCACCGGCAGCCATCCGGTCGACCACTGGTTGAGCACGATCGGCCGCGCCGTGGAGGAGCTGACGCTCGTGCCTCGCGGCGAGGAGTGGCAGACCGCGCAGGTCCACCGCGAGCTCGCGCAGGTGCTCGACGCCAGCGCCCGGTCGTGGGCCGGCGACCTCGAGCTGCGGCTGCCCGACGTGCGCTCGCTCATGGCCGAGCGGCTGGCCGGTCGCCCCACGCGCGCCAACTTCCGCACCGGCACGCTCACCGTCGCCACCATGGTGCCGATGCGGTCGGTGCCCCACCGGGTGGTGTGCCTGCTCGGGCTCGACGACGGCTCCTTCCCCCGCGTCGGCGCGGTCGACGGCGACGACGTGCTCGCCCGGCGCCCGCTCACCGGGGAGCGGGACGTCCGCAGCGAGGACCGCCAGCTGATGCTCGACGCGGTGGTCGCGGCCACCGAGCACCTCGTCGTGACCTACACCGGCGCCCACGAGACGACCGGGGCCCCCCGTCCCCCCGCGGTGCCACTGGGCGAGCTGCTCGACGCCGTCGAGCTCACCGTCCCGGGCGGGCGCGACCACGTGCTGCGCTCCCACCCGCTGCAGGCATTCGACCAGGACAACCTGGTGCCCCCGCGGCCGTTCTCCTTCGACGGTGCCGCCCTCGCCGGCGCCCGCGCCGCGGCCCGGCCGCGCGAGGCTCCGCCGGCGCTGGCCGGAGCGGTGCTGCCACGCCCGGGGGGCGACGTCGAGCTCGCCGAGCTGTCGGCCTTCCTGCGCCACCCGGTCCGCCACTTCCTGCGCCGGCGGCTCGAGGTCGCCCTGCCCGACGAGGGCGAGGAGGTCACCGACGGGCTGCCCGTCGACCTCGACGGTCTCCAGCAATGGCAGGTGGGTGAGCGGCTGCTGGCCGACCTCCTGCTCGGCCGCACCCCCGGCCAGGCGCGCGACCGCGAGTGGCGTCGGGGCGTGCTGCCGCCCGGTCGCCTCGGCTGGGACCTCGCCAAGCGGCTCGCCGACCAGGCACTGCCGGTCGCCGAGCTGGTCGACTCCGTCACCCAGGGCCAGCGGGCGACCGCCCGCGACGTCGACGTCGACCTCGGCGACGGCCGACGGCTGCGCGGCACGGTCACCGGCCTCCACGGCACCCGGGTGGTGCGCCACAGCTACTCCCGGCTCGGTCCACGGCACTACCTCGACGCCTGGGTCCCGCTGCTCGCGCTCTGCGCCGACAGTCCCGGCCGGGGCTGGACGGCGGGGTCGGTGGGACGAGGTCGATTCCGCAGCCAGCCGACGGCACGGGCCGCCTTCGCGCCCGTGGAGGAGGCCACCGACCGGCTGCGCGAGCTGGTCGCGATCTACGACGCAGGCACTGCCGAGCCGCTGCCGCTGCCGCTGCGGACCGGCCACGCCTGGGCCGCCAACCCGCGCGCGGCCCGGCCCAAGGCCGAGGCGGAGTGGTCGCGGGCGCGGTTCGGCCCGGAGTGCGAGGACGAGGCCCACGTCCGGGTGTGGGGCGCCGACGCGCCGCTGTCGCGGCTGCTCGAGCAGCGCCCGCTGCCCGGCGAGGAGCGGGAGGGCCAGACGACACGGCTCGGCGCGCTGGCCACCACGCTCTGGCGGCCCGTCCTGGACCGGGCGCGGTCGTGA